From one Alicyclobacillus acidocaldarius subsp. acidocaldarius Tc-4-1 genomic stretch:
- the tnpB gene encoding IS66 family insertion sequence element accessory protein TnpB (TnpB, as the term is used for proteins encoded by IS66 family insertion elements, is considered an accessory protein, since TnpC, encoded by a neighboring gene, is a DDE family transposase.) — MRKSIDGLAALVQASFQLDPFSPCLFVFCNRQRDKLKILHWSHNGFWLYYRRLERGRFDWPETGDAKTMVITRRELNWLLDGLPLEQPKAHRAVHVRSAI, encoded by the coding sequence ATGCGCAAATCCATTGACGGACTCGCCGCACTCGTTCAGGCGTCGTTTCAACTCGATCCGTTTTCGCCATGCCTGTTTGTCTTCTGCAATCGGCAACGGGACAAGCTCAAAATCTTGCACTGGTCGCACAACGGCTTTTGGCTGTACTATCGGCGCTTAGAGCGCGGTCGATTCGATTGGCCAGAGACAGGAGATGCCAAGACCATGGTGATCACACGGCGAGAGCTGAACTGGCTCCTGGATGGCCTGCCGCTCGAGCAGCCGAAAGCGCATCGAGCTGTGCATGTCCGTTCTGCGATTTAA
- the tnpA gene encoding IS66 family insertion sequence element accessory protein TnpA — MSHQERRELWRERIAAFYDSGQSASQFCAEHGLKPHQFWYWLRRLRNETAPGTHDTTFVSVVTTSSPSDAGRSPLTLRIGSVEIDVRPGYDASTLAELIRLVMHVC; from the coding sequence ATGTCTCACCAGGAGCGTCGTGAGCTTTGGCGTGAACGTATCGCTGCCTTCTACGACAGCGGCCAGTCCGCCAGTCAGTTTTGCGCTGAGCACGGTCTGAAACCCCATCAGTTCTGGTACTGGCTTCGCCGACTACGAAACGAAACCGCACCTGGCACGCATGACACGACGTTCGTGTCGGTCGTGACAACCTCTTCACCTTCGGACGCAGGCCGTTCGCCCCTGACCCTGCGCATTGGTTCGGTCGAGATTGACGTCCGTCCCGGCTATGACGCGTCGACACTTGCTGAGCTCATTCGGCTCGTGATGCATGTTTGCTAG